The Flavobacteriales bacterium DNA segment TTCCGTGCAGGTGTCCAGATGTCAACACCAATGCCGTCACCTTCTATAAAAGGTATGACAGGGTTGTCAGGTACGTTCAGAATTCCGTTCGGATTGATGGAGATTGATTGAGCCATGGTTTACTTTTTCTGGCGGCCGAAGTTATTTATTACTGGAAATCGAAAGCTGTTGAAAACGACCTATTCAATGTCTTAACATTAAATTGAAACAATTGTGCGGGTTTGTGGGCCACACCTTTCTGCTTTTCATCCAATGCGGTGAGGAAATTCATGCCCAGCACCTTTCGTCTGAAATTGCGCTTGTCGATGGTTGCACCGAGTACGGCTTCGTACAATGACTGAAGCTGTCCGAGGGTGAATTTTTTCGGTAGCAGTTCAAAACCTACAGGTTCCAAACGCATTTTCAGCTTGAGTGCTTCCAAAGCACTGTTCAATATGGCATTGTGGTCAAATGCCAACTCGGGCACATCACGCAGGTTCACCCATTCGGCCTTTCGGGCAAACGAATTTGCAGAAGGTTTGAAATTCTCCGATTTGATCAAGGCATAGTATCCAATGGTCACAACACGTGCGTCAGGATCCTTCCGAACCTTACGAAGCCATTCCAGATCGTTCTCTCGTTTCACACGCATGGGGTCGCCAAAGGCAGAGAACTGTTCGAGAAACACGCGGTCTAAACCTGTCAGTTCTTTCAATACACGGTCAGCAGCTTGGTCCAAATTCTCATCATTATGAATGAGGTCGCCAGGCAATTGGTAGTTCTTTCCTTCAGTATTGTCAGGGTTGTCGCGTTCGATCAAAAGCACTTTCAACCCCTGCATGTCAAACCCAAAGACCACGCAGTCGACAGAAACATTAGGGTTTACATTAAAGGGAAGATGGTTTTGATCCATAATCTAAAAGAGAACGACCGGTAGTTTTTCAAGTTCACGATCCAAACAGTTTTGGTATTTCAACTGATTGAAATAGAATAGTTTGGCAGGACGGAAATTCTGTCCTTTCAGTAGTTTTCCAGAATCGGTCAGATAGTCTTTTGCCAGCAGGATTCTTCTGAAATTCCGCTTGTCCAATTGTTCGTCTAAAATTGTCTCATACAAATGCTGAACCTGAGTAATAGTGAACAGTTCCGGCATGCCGTCAAGCGGAAGCAGATGGTTCTCTGCTGATTTCCGAATGGCCCTAATTGCCGAATTGAATATTTCTCGGTGATCGTAAAGCATTCGGTCAGGAACGTCATTCAGATTCACGAACCGTCCTTTTTCAGCCAACCCACCGAATTTCAGATTCAGATTTCGTGTGAAACCGAGATATCCTTTGCTGATGACCCGGTCTTCCGATTCCGGAGGCCGGTTCAGTCGTGCAGGGTCTTCAAAAGATCGGAAACGGTAAAGCGGAATTTCCAAACCCACTTGATCCTTAAGAACGCGTTTGGCCGCATCAAGGATCATCTCGTTGGCCAATACCTCATCTCCTGGTAAAGAAACCTTCGGTTCACCATCAGAAACCTTCTTTCTGTCCACCAAAAGCACACGGAGATCGCCAGTCGTATCGTTAAATTCGAACACGACACAATCGACAGAAATGCTTGGTTTTGAGGAGTTTGGCAACTTGTTCCGGTGGTTTTTCAGGCTGCTTTAAGCCCTGATTTTTCAGAGTGTCAATTTAACACTAACTTGCCTTTCTTTGCAAGCAAACAACCAAAAACTGTTCTGATGATATTGATCGCAGATAGCGGTAGCACCAAATGCGATTGGAAATTGATGGATGGGAATCGTGAGGTCGGGGCCGTCAGTACCATGGGATTCAATCCGTATTTCCATAGCGAAGCAATTATTACGACAACGGTTAGAGCGCAGGGCATGCTCTATAAGTATGCCGATCAAGTGACCGAACTGTACATCTACAGTGCTGGTTGCTCCAGTCCTGAGTTGAACAGAATTGTGGAAAACGCGCTGCGTTCAGTATTCCGAAAAGCTAATATTCATGTTGATCACGATGTGCTTGGAGCGGCATTGGCGGCCTGTCAAGGTGAGCCTGGCATTGCTTGCATTCTCGGAACGGGTTCCAACTCGTGCTACTACGATGGCAGCGGTATTTATGAGGAAATCCCATCGCTGGCTTACATTCTTGGCGATGAGGGAAGCGGCAGTTGGTACGGCAAGCAATTGCTGCGCGATTACCTTTATAAGGAACCGATTCCCGAAGGATTGCGTCAGGAATTGATCGATCAGGGACACGACAAGACCTCTATTCTGGAGAACATTTACATGCAACCGCACGCCAATGTTTACTTGGCTTCGTTCATGAAAACCATCTCCAAGTTCAAGGAAACGGAGTATGTACAACAGATGATCCATGATGGCATGCACGCATTTTTGCTCCGTCACGTCTGCTGTTTCAAGAATCACAAGGAGGTGAAAACCAATTTCGTGGGTTCCATTGCTTATTATTTTCAGGACATCCTGAAGGAAGAGGCTGACAAGTTGGGAATCACGGTCGGCAACGTCATCAAAAAACCGATCGATGGCTTGGTGGATTATCACTTAAAACACCCTGTGCAAGGATGAGCCGACTCTACCGTTCGTTGGGAGAAGTTACTTCGGTCAGCCAAACCGACTCAGGTTTGGAATTGACAAACGCGGAGGCAATCGTCAAATTGACGGTTTACAGCGATTCGGTCATTCGTGTTTATGTCGAGAAGAAGGAGAACGAGCTCCGCGAATTGCCCTATGCGGTAATTGCCGAGCCTCTTGAAACAGCATTTGAAGTGAAGATTACGGAAGATGTGGTATTTCTCAAAACCGCCAAGATCCGTGTGCTTCTTTCTCGAAAACCGCTACGCATTTCGTTCTCTGACCTGAATGGCAAATTCCTGAATGAAGAGGATTGTGCTTTGGGAACGGGTTGGATCGGAGACACAGTTGCCACGTATCGAGCGTTGAAAGAAGGTGAACGATTCATTGGTCTCGGAGAAAAAACGGGCCCATTGGATCGCGCTGGAAACGCCTACACACACTGGAATACGGATTTTTTCGGTTACCCGACCAATGCGGATCCGATATATCTGAGCACTCCATTTTACATGGGGGTTCATGCCGATGGTCACTATGGTATTTTCCTGAACAATTCGCATCGGTCAGTGGTCAACTTTGGAGCGAGTAATGACCGTTTTTCGTCCATTCAGGCCGAAGGTGGTCCGATGGATTACTTTTTCTTCCACAATGATTCGGTGACTAAAATGGTCTCTGATTATTCGTGGCTGACGGGAAGAATTTCCTTGCCACCGAAGTGGGCGTTGGGTTTTCAGCAATGCCGCTACAGTTATTATCCCGATAAGGAGGTTTTGAATTTTGCGCGCACGTTCCGAGAAAAGCAGATCCCTGCGGATGTCATCTACCTTGACATCCATTACATGCAGGATTACAAGGTTTTCACTTTCGATGAAGAGCGCTTTCCGAATCCGAAAGAGATGACTGCGGAATTGGAAGCGCAAGGCTTCAAAACGGTGGTGATTGTTGATCCGGGCGTGAAACGCGAGAAAGGCTATGAGCTTTGTGATGATGGTGTGAAAAAGGACGTGTTTGTCAAATATCCTGATGGCGAATTGCATGCCGCACAGGTTTGGCCAGGCTGGAGTTATTTCCCCGATTTCACAATGGATTCAGCAAGAAATTGGTGGGCAGACCATATGAAATTCTACACCGACAATGGTATCCGTGGTTTTTGGAACGATATGAACGAGCCCGCGAGTTGGGGACAGATGACGCCTGATCTGATCGAGTTCGGTTGGGAAGGGGAGAAGACTACCCATCGCGAAGCACGGAACGTTTATGGTGGATTGATGTCGCGTGCCACCAAGGAAGGTGCCGACAAGTATTTGAATGGAAAACGCCCGTTGATGCTTACGCGTGCTGGTTTTTCTGGCGTGCAACGTTATGCCGCTGTTTGGACGGGCGATAATGTGGCTTCGGATGAACACATGATGGCGGGCGTCCGCCTGCTCAATAGCATGGGAATGACGGGAATCCCATTTGCGGGTTATGATGTGGGTGGATTCGTGGATGAAGCTTCACCAAAACTTTTTGCCCGCTGGATTTCCATAGGGGCTTTCAGTCCGTTTTTCCGTGCGCACAGTATGATCGGGACGCGGAATGCAGAGCCGTGGACGTTCGGTGAAATAACTGAAGCCATCGCTCGTAATTATATCAATCTGCGCTACCGATTGATGCCGATGATCTATTCGGCCATGTACCGCGCTTCACAGGATGGAATGCCGTTGGTGCGTTCGTTGGCCATGCTTCATCCGACTAATGAAAAAGTGTATGAATCGGCATACGAGAACCAGTACATGTTCGGTGATTCGCTGCTCGTCTGTCCCGTGGAAAGCTCCAAGGAATTGGTTCGCGTTTACTTGCCCGAAGGCGATTGGTACGAACTGCTGACGGACAAGCACTACACAGGAAATCAGGAAGTGGTGGTCGATTGTCCGATCGAGAAATTGCCCGTTTTCGTCAAACGTGGTGTGCCACTATTAGAGCAAAGTCTGGTTCAATCGACATCCGAAAAACACGATGGTGTTTTACGATTGCATGTTTGGTTCAAAGCGGAAGGAACGGCTTTGCTTTACGAAGACGATGGCGAATCGTATGGCCATTTGGAGGGCAAATTCAGCACGCGGCAAATAACCTGTGATTGCCCAAACAACCTTATTCTTTTCGGAGAACAGGAAGGCGATTTTGCTTCAGAGTTTGATCGGATTCGAGTGATTTGGCACGGTTTCGAGGATCGGAAAATCGTTTCTGTCACCGTTCGCAATTCGCAGCTCGGACCTCGCGACTCTGTTCACAAATGGGTGGAAACAATACCGAATTTCGATCCATTGGGCGAAAGCGTAACGGAATATTCGAGTAAGGTTTTTACCGTGGAGTTTGAGAATTCCTCTGAAGCATTTGAACTTACTTGGGAAAGTGAATTGATAGAACGCGGATGACACGGATCAAACTGATTTTTTGGGATTTTTTCTTGGTGATCTCGGTGCAATCTCTGCGTCCTCTGTGGTTAAAATCACTTTTTCTCCTTTTCTCCTTTTTCCTTTTCTCTTGCTCAGACAGTCACCGTGCAGAGGTCAAGTATTCCAATCTCATTCTTGGTCTCGGTTCTCCGATAACCTTACCTGTTGAAAGTCCAGCGATCATCGACTTGAACGACTACGTGCTGGAAATGGAGCGATTGGACAGCGTTTCGATTGACGAGCATTTTTTGTTAGAAGCAGATTTGGTTTTAGGCTCTCTTCGCATTGATTGGGAAGGCATTCCCAAGGTTATCGGTGCGAATCCAAACTCAAGAGGTATTGACCCATCTCCGTTTGGTGATGGAATTCCTCCAATCACTGAGGTGAAGCTATGGTCGGATGGAATTGCTTCTTCCATCATTCTTCTGAAATCCAAAAAACAACAGGTTGATCTGACCTATTCAGGCGAGGCCGAATCGGTTCAACTTGCTGGTGAATTCACTGGCTGGAGCGCGAAGGGTCAGGATTTCGAGAAGGTGGGAGATACTTGGAGAAAGACGCTTTATCTCGATCCTGGTATGTATCAGTATCAGATCGTGGTTGACGGAAAGTGGATGCTCGACCCTGCGAATCCTGATAGCGTGGATAATAATGTCGGTGGCTTCAATTCGCTGCTGAATGTGGGCGGTTTGGAGCAGGAGGGAAGTCCGCTATTGCTGACGCGAAGTTTCGATGCTGGTAATATCCGTTTTGAACTGAGAAACGAGCCTACCGAAGTATTTGCGCTGTGGGAAAATCAGCGACTGCCACCGGAGATGGTCGGGGTTCAGGGAAATGAATTGACGGTCGCGTTGCCTGAAATTGCCAAAATCGCGCCCCATTCAACGCTAAGGGTTTGGTCGTACAATGAAAAGGGTGTGTCGAACGACATTTACATTCCGCTTCAGAATGGCAAACCAATTACGGATGCAGCTAAGGTTTCCCGAAACGAGTGGCATTCCGCACAACTCTATTTTATGATAGTGGATCGTTTTGTGAACGGAAAACCAGAGAATGACCAACCTGTTAATGACCCAGAAATTGATTTCAAAGC contains these protein-coding regions:
- a CDS encoding NUDIX domain-containing protein; the protein is MDQNHLPFNVNPNVSVDCVVFGFDMQGLKVLLIERDNPDNTEGKNYQLPGDLIHNDENLDQAADRVLKELTGLDRVFLEQFSAFGDPMRVKRENDLEWLRKVRKDPDARVVTIGYYALIKSENFKPSANSFARKAEWVNLRDVPELAFDHNAILNSALEALKLKMRLEPVGFELLPKKFTLGQLQSLYEAVLGATIDKRNFRRKVLGMNFLTALDEKQKGVAHKPAQLFQFNVKTLNRSFSTAFDFQ
- a CDS encoding DUF4968 domain-containing protein → MSRLYRSLGEVTSVSQTDSGLELTNAEAIVKLTVYSDSVIRVYVEKKENELRELPYAVIAEPLETAFEVKITEDVVFLKTAKIRVLLSRKPLRISFSDLNGKFLNEEDCALGTGWIGDTVATYRALKEGERFIGLGEKTGPLDRAGNAYTHWNTDFFGYPTNADPIYLSTPFYMGVHADGHYGIFLNNSHRSVVNFGASNDRFSSIQAEGGPMDYFFFHNDSVTKMVSDYSWLTGRISLPPKWALGFQQCRYSYYPDKEVLNFARTFREKQIPADVIYLDIHYMQDYKVFTFDEERFPNPKEMTAELEAQGFKTVVIVDPGVKREKGYELCDDGVKKDVFVKYPDGELHAAQVWPGWSYFPDFTMDSARNWWADHMKFYTDNGIRGFWNDMNEPASWGQMTPDLIEFGWEGEKTTHREARNVYGGLMSRATKEGADKYLNGKRPLMLTRAGFSGVQRYAAVWTGDNVASDEHMMAGVRLLNSMGMTGIPFAGYDVGGFVDEASPKLFARWISIGAFSPFFRAHSMIGTRNAEPWTFGEITEAIARNYINLRYRLMPMIYSAMYRASQDGMPLVRSLAMLHPTNEKVYESAYENQYMFGDSLLVCPVESSKELVRVYLPEGDWYELLTDKHYTGNQEVVVDCPIEKLPVFVKRGVPLLEQSLVQSTSEKHDGVLRLHVWFKAEGTALLYEDDGESYGHLEGKFSTRQITCDCPNNLILFGEQEGDFASEFDRIRVIWHGFEDRKIVSVTVRNSQLGPRDSVHKWVETIPNFDPLGESVTEYSSKVFTVEFENSSEAFELTWESELIERG